One Symphalangus syndactylus isolate Jambi chromosome 20, NHGRI_mSymSyn1-v2.1_pri, whole genome shotgun sequence DNA segment encodes these proteins:
- the FAM222B gene encoding protein FAM222B isoform X1, protein MLACLPGPGDLSFQLLSHTQMNTGLQKWDTTQKMRTAHYPTPAELDAYAKKVANNPLTIKIFPNSVKVPQRKHVRRTVNGLDTSAQRYSPYPTQAATKAGLLAIVKVPAKSILKDFDGTRARLLPEAIMNPPVAPYATVAPSTLAHPQTQALARQQALQHAQTLAHAPPQTLQHPQGIPPPQALSHPQSLQQPQGLGHPQPMAQTQGLVHPQALAHQGLQHPHNPLLHGGRKMPDSDAPPNVTVSTSTIPLSMAATLQHSQPPDLSSIVHQINQFCQTRAGISTTSVCEGQIANPSPISRSLLINASTRVSTHSVPTPMPSCVVNPMEHTHAATAALPAAGPVNLPTGISRVPTGYPSDLKPVTWNQHQLAHLQQMCSEASGTPAPGLTGKHAAGRELAGPGFVGKAPAYPQELCLAQSFHLKPPLEKPTPSPPVNGMAAPLAYPNGHYFQPLWNNILPTPNSDSSGSQDLAMPFHGGQPTGAPLDCATAPGAHYRAGTGGGPVASQNSLMQTVDYLSGDFQQACFREQSLAMLSKAHRAPGNRAPDPTESRSLHIQHPGYR, encoded by the exons ATGCTAGCCTGTCTACCAGGGCCAGGTGACCTGTCCTTTCAGCTTCTTTCTCACACGCAGATGAACACTGGACTTCAGAAAT gGGACACTACACAGAAAATGAGAACTGCTCACTATCCTACCCCAGCCGAATTGGATGCGTATGCTAAGAAGGTCGCAAACAACCCACTGACTATAAAAATCTTCCCCAACAGTGTGAAGGTTCCCCAGCGGAAACACGTTCGTCGTACTGTGAACGGCCTCGACACATCAGCCCAGCGCTACAGCCCCTACCCGACACAGGCTGCCACCAAGGCAGGCCTGCTTGCCATTGTCAAAGTGCCAGCCAAAAGCATACTCAAGGACTTTGACGGCACCCGAGCCCGGTTGCTCCCTGAGGCCATCATGAACCCCCCAGTGGCACCCTATGCTACTGTGGCACCCAGCACTTTAGCCCACCCCCAGACCCAGGCTCTGGCCCGCCAGCAGGCCCTGCAGCATGCACAGACCCTGGCCCATGCCCCTCCCCAGACGCTGCAGCACCCTCAGGGTATCCCGCCACCCCAGGCACTGTCCCACCCTCAGAGCCTCCAGCAGCCTCAGGGCCTGGGCCACCCTCAGCCCATGGCCCAAACCCAGGGCTTGGTCCACCCTCAGGCCCTGGCTCACCAGGGTCTCCAGCACCCCCACAATCCCTTGCTGCATGGAGGCCGGAAGATGCCAGACTCAGATGCCCCCCCGAATGTGACCGTGTCTACCTCAACTATCCCCCTTTCAATGGCGGCCACTCTGCAGCACAGCCAGCCCCCGGACCTGAGTAGCATCGTGCACCAGATCAACCAGTTTTGCCAGACGAGGGCAGGCATCAGCACTACCTCAGTGTGTGAGGGCCAGATCGCCAACCCCAGCCCCATTAGTCGCAGTCTGCTTATCAATGCAAGCACCCGGGTGTCGACCCACAGCGTCCCCACACCAATGCCTTCATGTGTGGTCAATCCCATGGAGCACACCCATGCGGCCACCGCCGCGTTGCCTGCTGCAGGTCCTGTCAACCTGCCCACAGGCATCTCTCGCGTCCCCACTGGCTACCCTAGCGACCTCAAGCCAGTCACCTGGAACCAGCACCAGCTGGCCCACCTACAGCAGATGTGCAGCGAGGCTAGTGGGACGCCAGCCCCTGGCCTGACAGGCAAGCATGCGGCAGGACGCGAGTTGGCAGGGCCTGGCTTTGTGGGCAAGGCCCCTGCCTACCCGCAGGAACTCTGCCTGGCGCAGTCCTTCCATCTGAAGCCACCCCTGGAAAAGCCGACCCCATCCCCACCAGTCAACGGCATGGCAGCCCCATTGGCCTACCCCAATGGTCACTACTTCCAACCCCTGTGGAACAACATTCTGCCCACTCCCAATAGCGACAGCTCGGGGTCTCAGGACCTCGCCATGCCGTTCCACGGTGGGCAGCCCACAGGTGCACCCCTCGACTGTGCGACAGCTCCCGGGGCCCACTACCGAGCAGGGACCGGGGGCGGTCCAGTGGCAAGCCAGAACAGCTTGATGCAAACAGTGGATTACCTAAGTGGGGATTTCCAACAGGCCTGCTTCCGAGAACAGAGCCTGGCCATGCTGAGCAAGGCCCACCGAGCCCCTGGCAACCGAGCCCCCGATCCCACAGAGAGTCGAAGTCTTCATATTCAGCACCCAGGGTATAGATAG
- the FAM222B gene encoding protein FAM222B isoform X2, whose amino-acid sequence MNPPVAPYATVAPSTLAHPQTQALARQQALQHAQTLAHAPPQTLQHPQGIPPPQALSHPQSLQQPQGLGHPQPMAQTQGLVHPQALAHQGLQHPHNPLLHGGRKMPDSDAPPNVTVSTSTIPLSMAATLQHSQPPDLSSIVHQINQFCQTRAGISTTSVCEGQIANPSPISRSLLINASTRVSTHSVPTPMPSCVVNPMEHTHAATAALPAAGPVNLPTGISRVPTGYPSDLKPVTWNQHQLAHLQQMCSEASGTPAPGLTGKHAAGRELAGPGFVGKAPAYPQELCLAQSFHLKPPLEKPTPSPPVNGMAAPLAYPNGHYFQPLWNNILPTPNSDSSGSQDLAMPFHGGQPTGAPLDCATAPGAHYRAGTGGGPVASQNSLMQTVDYLSGDFQQACFREQSLAMLSKAHRAPGNRAPDPTESRSLHIQHPGYR is encoded by the coding sequence ATGAACCCCCCAGTGGCACCCTATGCTACTGTGGCACCCAGCACTTTAGCCCACCCCCAGACCCAGGCTCTGGCCCGCCAGCAGGCCCTGCAGCATGCACAGACCCTGGCCCATGCCCCTCCCCAGACGCTGCAGCACCCTCAGGGTATCCCGCCACCCCAGGCACTGTCCCACCCTCAGAGCCTCCAGCAGCCTCAGGGCCTGGGCCACCCTCAGCCCATGGCCCAAACCCAGGGCTTGGTCCACCCTCAGGCCCTGGCTCACCAGGGTCTCCAGCACCCCCACAATCCCTTGCTGCATGGAGGCCGGAAGATGCCAGACTCAGATGCCCCCCCGAATGTGACCGTGTCTACCTCAACTATCCCCCTTTCAATGGCGGCCACTCTGCAGCACAGCCAGCCCCCGGACCTGAGTAGCATCGTGCACCAGATCAACCAGTTTTGCCAGACGAGGGCAGGCATCAGCACTACCTCAGTGTGTGAGGGCCAGATCGCCAACCCCAGCCCCATTAGTCGCAGTCTGCTTATCAATGCAAGCACCCGGGTGTCGACCCACAGCGTCCCCACACCAATGCCTTCATGTGTGGTCAATCCCATGGAGCACACCCATGCGGCCACCGCCGCGTTGCCTGCTGCAGGTCCTGTCAACCTGCCCACAGGCATCTCTCGCGTCCCCACTGGCTACCCTAGCGACCTCAAGCCAGTCACCTGGAACCAGCACCAGCTGGCCCACCTACAGCAGATGTGCAGCGAGGCTAGTGGGACGCCAGCCCCTGGCCTGACAGGCAAGCATGCGGCAGGACGCGAGTTGGCAGGGCCTGGCTTTGTGGGCAAGGCCCCTGCCTACCCGCAGGAACTCTGCCTGGCGCAGTCCTTCCATCTGAAGCCACCCCTGGAAAAGCCGACCCCATCCCCACCAGTCAACGGCATGGCAGCCCCATTGGCCTACCCCAATGGTCACTACTTCCAACCCCTGTGGAACAACATTCTGCCCACTCCCAATAGCGACAGCTCGGGGTCTCAGGACCTCGCCATGCCGTTCCACGGTGGGCAGCCCACAGGTGCACCCCTCGACTGTGCGACAGCTCCCGGGGCCCACTACCGAGCAGGGACCGGGGGCGGTCCAGTGGCAAGCCAGAACAGCTTGATGCAAACAGTGGATTACCTAAGTGGGGATTTCCAACAGGCCTGCTTCCGAGAACAGAGCCTGGCCATGCTGAGCAAGGCCCACCGAGCCCCTGGCAACCGAGCCCCCGATCCCACAGAGAGTCGAAGTCTTCATATTCAGCACCCAGGGTATAGATAG